The stretch of DNA GAGAAGCAGATATGGTAACTCCGTCAGTGACTGTAGGAGTCACGAGGACCATGTTATTAGACGACGTCGATGTCCAGACATTATCCGTGAGAACTTTTTGTGAGGCAACACACGCAGCAAGAGCTATAAACCTAAAAAGCATGGTAATAATTGGTTGATTATTTTAGACCGTTGGAATAAATTTATATGGGCTCTGTCCGACATCGCCGACTAATTAGTCTTGGCTTTATCCGAAAAACCGGTTTATTACACGCGAATTAttggtttttttctctcatGACAATGCTAGCCGTCTATTCCATTCATATATTACATTGACAGCAAATGCTAGTATACACAACAAGTAAAATTCCGACATTCAAACCTCCATAAcgtttttctccaaatcgATGTTGATAGCGACTGGTAAGTTGGAGTCTTTTCTATTTCTTGTTTTGAGATACTTGGCCTGTTTCCGCGGGTTCAAACGTGTGTAGTTGTTTCCATGCGACCAGGATCTTAATCTCATTAGGTTCCAGACTCCTTTTCTGAATCTCTTGAAAGTATTGGAGATGAAGAAAGAGTACATGAGGTACTCCAAGTAAAAAAATAACAGCGCAACTGCAAAGCCACCAATTACAGCCCAAACAATATGCTTGGAGAGTAAAAACATGAATTTCGCATCGTCCATGTGCCATGAAGAGCCTTTCGaaatgctgaaaaatggatGCTCTCCATTGCTGTAGTCCTGAGGCATGAGAATCCTAACCACGCCTGCATCAGGAACGCCCCATCTCTTGTACTGTTTCCATATCACGGACAAAAACAGCGGTCCTGTGGAGTACATAATTGTGATATATGGCACTAGCCAGTTGTGGTTGTATTTGTTCAAAGAATCAATCACCTTGGCAAAAAATGGATGTCTAGGCATCGAGCCCATGGCGTCGTTGGAAATACCGGTAGGTATGGTTTTTCTCACAAACGCCGGAACGGTGAGCAAAGGATCTAGTTTTCGGGCACACCCATCATCCAAGTCAATGTAAATGCCGCCAAAATGGTAC from Ogataea parapolymorpha DL-1 chromosome VI, whole genome shotgun sequence encodes:
- a CDS encoding Mannosyl phosphorylinositol ceramide synthase SUR1, with translation MKKELQYILLAHLLLVVFLVYQTFDLITLLYDDSFQYALLESELSPTVDRPQLIPKIIHQTYKTTEIPDVWKQGQQSCIDLHPDYQYILWTDEMSREFISEQYPWFLETFDQYKYPIERADAIRYFILYHFGGIYIDLDDGCARKLDPLLTVPAFVRKTIPTGISNDAMGSMPRHPFFAKVIDSLNKYNHNWLVPYITIMYSTGPLFLSVIWKQYKRWGVPDAGVVRILMPQDYSNGEHPFFSISKGSSWHMDDAKFMFLLSKHIVWAVIGGFAVALLFFYLEYLMYSFFISNTFKRFRKGVWNLMRLRSWSHGNNYTRLNPRKQAKYLKTRNRKDSNLPVAINIDLEKNVMEV